A stretch of DNA from Nonlabens ponticola:
TATTGTGTTTTCAATTCATTGCGTACCTCTTCCAGAATCTCGGTTTGAATGACGTCACGTTTACTACTGTACAATTGCTCAGGTGTATATCGACCTACTACACTACGAGCAGCTGCACTAATCGCAGGCGCCAGTATTTCTGACTCGTAATTACGACCTTTTTCCTGGTGCAGGTAAGGCAACTTATCATATTGAGGTTGATACCATACCGTACCATCAACTGATACTTCAAGACCATTTACTGATAGCACGCGCATCTTATCGCTTATTGATAATTGACGTACTGGATAGATGATCATATCATTCCACGGTGCGATGATGTGAAAACCTTCACCATAGGTATTTTCTGTATCAACACCTTCACTGAATGGTCTAAATAGTACACCAGCCTGACCTGCCTCGATCACGACACTACTCTTAAAAATGATAATTAATAAAATAACTGCACCTATGAGTGTAAAAACAAGTGCTTTAGGTAATCTTTCCATATTTGGGTTTTAAATAAGTCCGTTATATTTTCTTAGAATCCACTCTAAAGCTAGTAAGATAAGGATAAAGATCAAGAGAACACGCCAATCTATCAATGATTCAAAGCTGGTTTGCTCGCGTTGAATGGTAGATAATAAACTGTCATTTTTTAAAGTACTTTTTAACTCACTTATTTGATCCGGTGTGAATACTATACCGTTAGTAGCAATTGAACGCAAGTCCTTATAGTTAGCACTCACAAATTGACTCTCAATATCAAATTCCAACACTTTAAAAGAACCAGATTTGCGCAGATTGCTTGATTGCACAGAAGTTGTAAAATTATACGATCCTGGCGCGAGTCCAGATAAATCAACCGTATAGTCGATACCTCTAGAAATAAACGGTCGCTGTGATCGCTCACCCGTTTCCTTGTTCTCAATATACAAGTCAAGAACAGCGTCATCTCGCTCCTCAAAATTTTCATCAAGGTATGTCGCCATCAATAGTATACGATCATTTTCATAGTAGAACCGCTCATAATCCACCTCTAACCTATCGCGTTTATCGTCGCTGGATAAAAACTGGATCTGTGAACTTACTAGATCATCAAATTCCTGAAAATTTGCATCGCGCAAGTAAGCCTCGCTGCGCCAGCGCCATAACCCAGAGCCCATAGTTACTGCATGTTTGGAATCTACCTCATTGTAAGTGAACCACAATGGCTGTTGGGTTTCTACGGCACCTATCTTTTTATAAAATAGAACGTCAATATTTCCAAAGGCACTAACCTCGCCAAAAGGAACCTGCAATGGTGGGAAATCCGCAAGATCAAAACGTTCCAAATTAAAACTTTGGTAGTTTTGATTCATCACCGGTTGCACCTCGTCTTTTTGTGCATAAACCTCGGCAGTGAAAATTTCTTGTGATCGATTCAAGTACCTTAGATCAGGTTTTGGACCGACGATAGTCCAGGTATTTTTGTTGAGATTTTTGATGGCTGTTTCAGCTTTCGCGAAAGCGGAACCAACACCATACTTCACAACTAGATCATATTCGGAAATTACAAATGGCTCATCTACAGTTTTGATCGTGGCACGGCGAAATTTATTGGACTCAATAGATTTTTTTAGCGCTGCCAAATCAGGATGCAAATATTCCGCTAGAATCAAAATTTGTGATTGTTGATCGATGACTTCAACAGCAAAATTGCGATTGTTGTTTGCTGTATTCTTCTCTTGAGAAATAGTGCTGATGCTGGCCGTGTAGGATTGCACACCTATATCAGTACTCTTAAGTAGAATACTTTGCACCGACGCCCTATTATTGCTGTCGAAACTAACAGGAATACTCTTGAGTCGTTTGCCGTCTTGATTAATAGTAAGGCTTATATTTACAGGTATTTCTCCTGAATATGAAACAAGGATTTCTACAGGAAACTCGTTATCTAAATAGGAGAATTTATTGACATTAATTTGAGTAATCTTGATGTCTGCGTAGCTTGTGGTGTCGCCATAAACTACTGAATACAGGTGCGTATTCTTATCTAGAACGGTGTATTTATAACTACTACCTATGGTTTGATTACCATCTGTCATCATGACGATGGCTTTATTGCGACTTGCATTAAGACGCTGGACTTTTGTAATTGCATTATCCAGATCCGTTTGATCCTGATTAAAGGATAGACTATCGGCTAGTGTGATGTCATCACCCATCTTATAAAGAGATACGTCATAATCATCTAGCCATTCTTGATCGTTCATTAATACCTGCAAATCCTGATCAATTAGTGCACTAGCTCCCAACTTTTCTATCGATCTAGAATCATCTACTACGATAGCCATTTGCGGCTTGACGTCAGTGTAGGTTGTTGATTCAAACTGTGGTGCAAGCAATAATAATAGAATAGAAAAAACCGTGATTGCTCTTAAAACAGCAAACCACGGTTGTTTTTTCTTATTAGATTTTACTAAAAAACCATACTGGAACAATGCAATAAGAACAGCAACTATGGCTGCTAGAATGATCCAGATGTAAGTCATATAGAGATTGAATTAGGTAAGCATACCACCATCAACATGTAACGTTTGACCTGTTACATAAGTACTCAAGTCACTTGCAAGAAAGGCACAAGCATTAGCTACATCTTCAGGACTACCGCCACGTTTCAGTGGTATAGCATCTCTCCAACTTTGAACTGTCTCATCGTTAAGAGCACCTGTCATCTCTGTTTCAATAAATCCTGGTGCGATTGAGTTACAACGTATGTTTCGAGATCCTAGTTCTAATGCAACAGACTTAGTAAAACCAATAATTCCAGCCTTACTTGCGGCATAATTTGTTTGCCCTGCATTTCCCTTAACACCAACGATGCTACTCATATTTATGATGCTACCACTGCGTTGTTTGAGCATGGTGCGTTGCACAGCCTTTGTCATATTGAAGACTGACTTTAAGTTCACTTCAATTACCTTGTCAAAGTCCTCTTCACTTATTCTCATAAGCAAGTTATCCTTTGTAATACCAGCATTATTAATGAGCACATCGATGCTATCAAAATCCTTAGTCACTTGAGCGATTAAATCTTGAGACTCTTGAAAACTTGACGCATCACTCTTGTAACAGTGAGCCTTGACGCCCATATCTTGGAGCTCTTTTTCAAGTTCCTTGGCTGGCTGTTCAGAACTGCTGTAGGTAAATGCAACATTTGCTCCATGTTGCGCAAAGACTTGTGCTATTCCTTTACCTATACCACGACTTGCGCCTGTTATAATGACATTCTTACCTTCTAGTAGCTTCATTTAGCAACGATTTTATCAATGAAATTTTGTTGTAATAATCCTTCTCTTTCAAACCATTCTCTAAGCCCCATGTACTTAGTTCTAGAACCCTTAATGGCATAAGTATCAATCTTACCTTGTTTTGATCTTAAGACAAAAGCTGCTGCAATTATCTTTTTGCGCACTTTATCAAAGTGTGTAGGATCTATGTTCTTTATGGCGATAGCGTGACTAGCCATATCATCATAGGACAGCGGCGTTTGAGTAGATTTGAGTCGGCTTAATATAAATTTTCCCCAAATAGACTTGCGACCAGGCTTTTTCTTGTACTTGCGCTTAGGTTCTGCCTTGGTCTTTGGTCGTTGTCCGCGATCGTTTTGCGGTGATACTTCTGGAATATCCACAACAAAATTATCAGTAATTCCACTGTCAACTTCAGATAGTTGATCTAATACCGATTTGAGTTCTGAGAGCTTCTTCAAAGTCTCAGAGTACTCTTGCTGGTAATGTAGCTTCATCTTTATAGCGATTTCCTCGCTTATTTTGATATCGGACATTTTGGGGGAAATTTAAATTAAACTTCAATAAGGTCTATCCTAATACTTCGGCGACCTTTTTACCTATTTCTGCTGGAGAATCAACAACATGAATTCCTGATTCTCTCATGATTTTCTTTTTTGCTTGAGCTGTATCCTCAGATCCACCGACTATGGCACCTGCATGACCCATAGTACGTCCAGCTGGTGCAGTTTCACCTGCGATAAATCCTATGACCGGCTTTTTGTTACCTGTTTCTTTGATCCATTTTGCCGCATCAGCTTCTAATTGACCACCTATTTCACCTATCATGACGATAGCCTCGGTTTCTGGATCATTCATGAATAATTCAACAGCTTCTTTGGTTGTGGTCCCGATGATTGGGTCACCACCTATGCCTATTGCTGTAGAGATTCCATAACCTTCTTTCACTACTTGATCAGAAGCTTCATAAGTAAGTGTACCAGATTTTGAAACGATACCAACCTTACCTTTTTTAAATACGAAGCCTGGCATGATACCGACTTTCGCTTCTTCTGGAGTGATAACACCTGGACAGTTAGGTCCAACAAGACGACAATCTTTATCCTTGATGTAATCAGCAGCTTTTACCATATCTGCAACTGGGATACCTTCAGTAATTGCAATGATGACTTTAATACCAGCGTCAGCAGCTTCCATGATGGCATCTGCAGCAAATGCCGGTGGCACAAAAATGATTGTTACATCAGCACCTTCTTTCTCTACTGCTTCCTGCACGGTATTAAAAACTGGCTTGTCAAGGTGTGTTTGGCCACCTTTACCTGGTGTCACACCACCTACTACATTGGTACCATACTCGATCATTTGACCAGCATGAAAAGTACCTTCACTACCTGTAAAGCCTTGAACAATAATTTTTGAATTCTTGTTTACTAAAACACTCATTTATATCTATTTAGATTTGATAATTTATTTTAAATGGCTGGATGACTTGTCTGATGACATTCTATCAACTGTCCATCCTGCACTTTCCATATACTGATAAAGTACCCGATAGGCACCTCTTCATTTGGATTTTCTATTGTCTTGACGTAAAGCGTGTATCGAGCAACAACTTCATCTTTCTCACTCAACATATGGGATACATCATATCGCAAGCTCTCATAGGATTGTGCGGCAGATTCTATAAGTTCCCAATAGCTGGATTGATCATACACATTATACCCTGTACTGGAATGCCAATAAACCTGCAAATCAGGATGTATAAATTGCTCATAAGTTGATTTATCGCTAAATGCGCTAGAATCAAAAAAAGAATTTAATAATTTTTTAGCCGCTGCTGACATTCCTTATTTTATTTCAAATATAACGTGCAAACCTTGTTGTACCGCACACTTTACAAGTACTTTAGGCTTCCTTTTCCTTAGTTTGTAATTCTTTTAATTGAGCCATCATTTCTGGTATTTTCTTGATGGATGCTATTTCCTTGTATTTGGATCTAAAATCATCTGCTGGTATACCAAAGTATCTCTTATTTGCCTCCAATGACTTGCTAACACCTGCCTTAGCCGATATCACTGCCTTACTGCCGATAGTAATACCGCTGGTGATTCCTACTTGACCCCAAATAGTTACTTCATCTTGTACCACAACACAGCCAGCAATACCTACCTGACTAGCGATGAGCACGTGTTTACCAATAATGGTATCATGACCTATCTGGACTTGATTATCCAGCTTTGAACCATATTCTATGGTAGTATCGCCAGTGACGCCGCGATCGATGGTACACAGCGCACCTATCTCAACATTGTCTTCAATAACAACACGACCACCACTCAATAATTTGTCGTATCCATCTGGCCTGCGCTTATAGTAAAAAGCGTCTGCACCTAGGACTGTTCCCGAATGAATAATCACATTATTGCCAATGACGCTTCCGTTATTGATGGAAACATTGCTGTGAATCACACAATTATCGCCAATCACGACGTCATTTGCAATGAAGACATTAGGTTGTACCACAGTATTTTGTCCTATGGTGTATTTGGGTTGTTCCGCTTTCGCGAAAGCTGAAAAAGGATTAAAGTATTGTGTTAAACGATTGAAATCCCTAAACGGGTCATCGCTTATTAACAAGGCTTTTCCAGAAGGACACTCTACCTGTTTATTGATCAAAATCACTGTCGCAGCACTTTCTAGGGCCTTATCGTAATATTTAGGATGATCAACAAATACGATGTCTCCAGGCGTTACCACGTGAATCTCGTTCATGCCTTTTACAGGAAATGATTCATCGCCTACATAAGTGCAGTCGATGATTTGAGCGATTTGCGCTAGTGTATGAGTTATCTTGAATTTCAAACTACTGCTTCATGCGCTCCTGGTAGGAACCCTTTTCTGTGTCAATGCGTATAATATCACCTTCATTAATAAACAGTGGTACATTGACGGTCGCACCAGTCTCTACCGTGGCTGGTTTTGTCGCGTTGGTTGCGGTATTTCCCTTAACTCCTGGCTCAGTCGCAGTGACTTCAAGCACCACATACTGTGGCATATCTACTGACAAAGGCGAATTATCTTCGGTATTTATCTGGATGGTCACATTCTCACCTTCTTTCAATAAATCAGGTGTGTCCAATGAGCTTTCTAGCAATCTTATTTGTGTGTAATCTTCATTATTCATGAAGTGATAGAACTCACCATCATTGTATAAATATTGAAACTTGTGCGTCTCTACACGTATGTCTTCAATCTTGTGACCAGCCGAAAATGTATTGTCGATGACCTTACCAGTGGTTACACTTTTTAATTTGGTTCTTACAAATGCTGGACCTTTACCAGGCTTAACGTGTAAAAATTCAATGATTTTATAAATATCGTTGTTGTACCTGATGCACAATCCTTTTCTAATGTCGCTAGTTGATGCCATATGTTAGTTACTTCCTAGGTATCCTCTCATGATACCTCGTTTTGAGTTTTTAATAAATTCTAATATTTCGTCACGCTCAGTGGTGGCGCTCATCTCTGCCTCGATGATTTCGACGGCCTGTGAGACGTTATAGTTCTTTTGATATAGGATTCTGAAGATATCCTGTATCTCACGTATTTTTTCTAATTGAAATCCACGACGTCTCAACCCTACCGAATTAATACCTACATAACTTAACGGTTCGCGACCAGCCTTAACATACGGTGGTACATCTTTTCTCACAAGTGAGCCACCAGTCACGAAAGAGTGACTACCTACTTGACAGAATTGCTGTACGGCAGCCATACCTGCCAAAACCACGTGATCACCAACGGTGATGTGGCCAGCTAGTGTACTATTGTTTGAAAAAATACAGTGATCACCAACGATACAATCATGGGCAATATGACAGTAAGCCATAATCCAGCAATTGTTACCGATGACGGTCTTACCGCGATCGCTCGTACCACGATTGATGGTAACACATTCTCTTATGGTTGTGTTATCTCCTATAATAGTTACCGTATCCTCATCTTCAAACTTCTTGTCTTGTGGGATGGCACTGATTACAGCGCCTGGAAAAATGCTCACATTTTTACCTATGCGAGCACCTTCCATGATGGTTACATTGGATCCAATCCACGTGCCATCGCCAATTACAACATCATTATGAATGGTTGTAAAGGGTTCAATGACCACATTTTTGGCAATTTTGGCTCCTGGATGGACGTATGCTAGTGGTTGATTCATTATTTGACTTTTGAAATTTGTGCCATGAGTTCTGCCTCTGCACATAAAACTCCGTTTGCGTACGCGTACGCTTGCATGTGGGCAATTCCTCTTCTTATAGGTGTTATTAATTCCGCCTTAAAGATGAGTGTATCGCCTGGAGATACCATGCGTTTAAATTTGACGTTGTCCATTTTCATGAAAAAGGTCAAATAGTTTTCGGGATCTGGTACGGTGCTTAAAACTAGAATACCACCATTTTGCGCCATTGCCTCAACAATAAGCACTCCTGGCATCACGGGTTTGCCAGGAAAATGACCTACAAAGAACGGCTCGTTCATTGTGACATTCTTAAGACCGATCACCTCAGTATCTGTAAGCTTAAATATTTTATCAACTAATAAGAATGGTGGTCTATGCGGCAACACTTCCATGATCTTCACAGTATCCATAAGTGGCTCTGCATGTATATCAACTACGGGAACGTTGTCTCGTATTTCTTTCTTAATGATTTTAGAAAGCTTTTTGGCAAACTGTGTATTGACATAATGGCCTGGCTTAGTCGCGATGACTTTACCTCTTATGCGATAGCCGACTAATGCTAGATCTCCTATAACATCCAGCAGCTTGTGTCTCGCTGCCTCATTAGGATGATGCAATGTCAGGTTGTCAAGAATACCATTAGGCTTGATGGAAATATTCTCTTTGTTAAAGGCCTTTTTGAGACTGTTCATTGTCTTTTCAGAAAGCTCTTTGTCTACATATACAATGGCATTGTTGAGATCGCCACCTTGAATCAATCCATGATCAAGCAACATTTCAATCTCATGTAAAAAACTAAATGTTCTTGAACTAGAGATCTCTTTCTTAAAATCAGAAAGTTTATTAAGCGTAGCGTTTTGAGTACCAAGGACTTTAGTACCAAAGTCCACCATAGTGGTGACCTGATAATTATCGGCAGGCATCAGTATTATCTCACTACCCGTTTCTTCATCCTTGTAAGAGATAATGTCCTTTACCACAAACTCCTTACGCACCTTATCTAATTCTTTCTTACCAGCTTTTTCAAGAGCTTCTACAAAGAATTTTGAGGATCCATCCATTATCGGTGGCTCGCTACTGTTTATTTCTATTAGACAGTTGTCTATTTCCATTCCTACCAATGCCGCAAGAACGTGCTCACAGGTATTGATTTGAACCCCATTTTTATCTAACGTAGTTCCTCGCTTAGTATCAGTCACATAACTAGCTGAAGCTTCAATCACTGGTTGCCCTTCAAGATCTGATCTCTGGAAAGCATATCCGTGATCTGCTGGTGCTGGTTTGAAGTTGAGAGTTACCGATTTGCCGGTATGCAAGCCAACACCTGTTAGCTCTACCTCTTTTTCAATAGTGGTTTGCTTAAATTCTGTTGCCGTCATTTATGCGTTTATATTTTTCTCGACTGCGCGCAGTCGTTGTTCTATAGTTGGTAAATTTTTAAAATTGACATAGGATCTATTCCATGAACCGTAGTCAAAAGCTGGTGAGCCTTGAATGTTGGAATTATCTTTAATATTCTTTCCAATACCACTTTGAGCCTGGACACCTACATTATCACCTATGGTAATATGACCGGCAATACCTACTTGACCACCTATACGGCAGTTTTTCCCAATTTTAGCAGATCCTGCGATCCCAGTTTGGGAAGCGATGACGGTATTTTCTCCTATTTCAACATTGTGAGCTACCTGTATCTGGTTATCTAGCTTCACTCCTTTTCTAATAATGGTACTGCCTAAAGTGGCTCTATCAATAGTGGTTAACGCACCTATATCAACAAAATCCTCTAAAATAACATTACCTGTTTGTGGCACTTTGGAATAGCTACCATCTTCATTAGGTGAAAAACCAAAACCGTCGGCACCAATAACGCATCCAGAATTGATGACTACGCTGTTTCCTATGATGGTATCAGACATGATTTTTGCACCAGAATAAATCACACAATTATCTCCGATAGTGACATTCTCTGCAATATGAACGTTGGGAAATATCTTAACTCCATTACCGATTTTCACATTCTCAGATATATAACTAAACGCTCCTAGATAAATATCCTGCGCAACCGTTACTGATTCATGGACAAAGCTAGGCTGCTCGATGCCAGATTTATTAAGCTTGGCAGCTTGATAGTACTCTAATAAAGTGGAAAATGCCTTGTATGAATCCTTGACTTTTATCAGGGCACAAGAAATCTCTTGTTCTGGCACAAAAGTATCATTGACAATAACAGCTGTTGCCTGAGTGGTATAAATGTATGAGGTGTATTTGGGATTTGATAGAAAGCTCAAACTACCATGAGTTCCTTCTTCTATCTTAGAAAGTTTATCCACTTGTTTTTGTGGATCACCGACAACGGTTCCTTCTAGAATTCCAGCAATCTGTTCAAGACTAAATTTCATTGAAACAAAAGTAAGGATTTAAATCAATCTTGATTTTTGGGATAGCAATAGTAATGTTTTGAAACACTTTGTCCCAATGCTTTAAAGCTAGGTTCTTTACTAGCCCTTAAAAACTCTTTGATCTTTCCTGTTTTGGTAAGGATTTTTATGGGTTTCGCTTTCGCGTAAGCGGTATTATCAACCACACCGCTAAACACAAAATAAGCAGCCTCGTGAGTACTGAAGTTGTACGCCGTCATTAATTTCTCAATCTTACTATTGATTTTTTTATTCGAAATCTCAGTTTTTGAAAACTTGATTTTAAGCAATTGTCGATTCAATATCATGGTGCACAATTCACGCAGGACATGATCATCATTTTGCATATTAGCTTTGAGCAAGTGGATGATATCGCTGTCGTCAATTAAAGCAAATTGCTTTAAACTAAATTCCTGATGTCCAAAAAACGGTTTGAGCGTCATAGGAATATGAACTTCGTGCTCTAGCTGCACCAGTTCGTGCACTCGTTTGATGACTGACTGCAGTAAATGTTCTGCTCCTATTCCCGTTTTATGTAAATAGACTTGCCAGTACATCAAACGACGGCCTGACAGGAAGTTCTCAACGCTATACAGGGCTTTTTCCTCTACCACTAGTTGGTCATCAACAACGTTGAGCATACTGATGAGTCGCTGGCTGTTGATATTACCTTCTGCAACACCTGTATAAAAACTATCTCGCTTTAAGTAATCTAATCGATCAATATCCAGCTGGCTTGAAATGAGCTCCAGCATGAACGGTCGATGATACTCACCTTTAAATATTTGAATTGCTAGGGTTAAACTCCCGTTAAAAAGGTCGTTCAACTCTTCCATATATAGGAGCGATATTTCCTCGTGGCTTTTGCTTGAAACCAGCAGATTTTCCAGCGCATGGCTAAATGGCCCGTGACCTATATCGTGTAATAAAATAGCCTTATACAATGCGTCCTCTTCACTTGCAGATATTTCAACCGCCTTGCTTCTAAGTACTTGAACCGCTTTTTGCATTAAGTGTAAACAGCCTAGAGCATGATGAAATCGTGTATGGTGTGCTCCAGGATACACCAGATAACTCAAGCCCATTTGAGTGATGCGACGCAACCGCTGGAAGTATGGATGCTCGATCAATCTATAGATCTCATCGCTTGGGATTGAAATAAACCCGTAGATGGGATCGTTTAATATTTTAAGTTTGTTGGGCTGTTTCAAACGCTACAGTTTTAATCAAAGATACTATATGGCTGCAATCAAAATATTATGGGTAGATGATGAAGTTGATCTACTCAAACCGCACATCATTTTTTTAGAATCCAAGGGTTATTCCATCGACACCAGAATCTCAGGAAGTGAGGCTCTTGAGGCGATTGATGAAGAGTTATACGACATAGTTCTTCTGGATGAAAATATGCCAGGTATCACTGGTCTTGAAACTTTGCATGAAATCAAGGAAAAACAAGCTAATCTTCCAGTCATCATGATTACCAAAAGTGAGGAAGAATACATCATGGAAGAAGCCATAGGTTCAAAGATTGCCGATTATCTGATTAAACCGGTGAACCCTAATCAAATTTTGCTTTCTCTCAAAAAGAATCTGGATCATTCAAGACTAGTGAATGCAAAGACCACTAGTGATTACCAGCGAGAATTCCGTAAGATAGCAATGGATTTGTCGATGATCAATAGTTATGATGAATGGGTGCAGCTGTATCAAAAGTTGCTCTTTTGGGAACTTGAACTAGAAGATATTGACGACACAGGAATGTTTGAAATATTGACGGCTCAAAAAACAGAGGCCAATCAACAATTCTGCAAATTTATTGATCGCAATTATTCCGGCTGGTTTGACGATGAAGAAGACGCGCCTACCTTGAGTCATACTTTATTTAAACAAAGGGTTGCACCACATCTTAAAGAGAAACAACCTGTGTTACTAGTCGTTATTGATAATTTAAGGTATGATCAATTCAAGGCGTTTGAAAATATCATCAATAATCATTACAAGAAAGTTGAAGAGGATCCATACTGTTCTATTTTACCTACGGCAACACAGTATGCGCGCAATGCCATATTCTCTGGACTCATGCCGGCAGATATGGAAAAAAGACATCCTAATTTGTGGCTCAACGATACCGATGAAGGTGGTAAGAATATGCACGAGAACGAGTTCCTAGAAGCGCAGCTCAAACGATTAGGGTTAAACATCAACCATCAATATCATAAGATTACCAATGAGAGCAGTGGCCGCAAGCTAGCGGAGAATTTCAAAACTCAAAAGGATAATGATCTCACGGTGATCGTTTATAATTTTGTGGATATGTTATCACATTCTAAAACCGAGATGGAAGTCATCAAGGATCTTGCAAGCACTGATAAATCCTATAGGTCTCTTACCGTTAGTTGGTTCAAGAACTCGCCATTGTTAGAAATGATACAGCGCGGTCAAGAAATGGGCATGAAACTCATACTTACAACCGATCACGGTACGATCAACGTATCGCAACCTAGTAAGGTGGTTGGCGACAAGAACACAAGTTTGAATCTGCGTTATAAGACCGGTCGCAGCTTGAGTTATGAAGACAAAGACGTGGTTGCCGCAACAGACCCGGCAACTATTAAGCTACCTAAGATCAATATGAGCAGTAGCTTCATATTTGCCAAGGGTGATCTATTCTTTGCCTATCCCAACAACTATAACCATTATGTAAGCTATTATCGCAATACTTATCAACATGGTGGTGTCTCGTTAGAAGAAATGCTTATTCCCTACGCGGTTTTTACTCCTAGATAATGGAATATACTCTCGATCAGATTGATGAGGCAGCGCAGTATGTTCTTGCTTGCGCGAAAGCTGACACATTATTATTTCCAGCAGAAATGGGAACAGGTAAGACAACACTTATCAAGGCTATTTGCAAGCTGGCTGGTGTGCAAGACGAAATCACCTCACCTACGTTTAGTCTTGTGAATGAGTATCAAGCCTCGCGTAACAAAATTTTCCACTTTGATTTGTACAGAATCAAGTCACTCGATGAACTACACGATATAGGAGTTGAAGATTATTTGGACAGTGCTCATTTAAAACTCGTTGAGTGGCCAGAGGTTTTGATGCCGCTTCTTACTCGTTATCAGTTAATCGATATGCAAATTATTGATAAAAACAAAAGAGCTGTTCGAGTAAGTGATGTCGTTAATCGATAAAAAGTTTTATCTTTAAGCAACGTTTTATGTTAGTATTAAGAGATATTGAGTCTTTTAACTAGTAATACTGTTTTTTACCCATGGTTTTAACATAACGGTAAAAAAAAGAGGTTGTGCGATTAGGTTTGTCTCAACAAATAACTTAAACCTCAATATCATGACTAAGAAATCACTCAAAGCTTTTGCATTTTTATCTCTATTTGCAGTATCTTTAGCTGCAACAGCAACAACTTTCTCACCTGAAGACACAGCTAAAAAAGACATCGAAAAAGCGAGGATCAAGTTACCTAGTCGCGGGTAGTTTTGTGGCAGTAATACTAGCCATAACTCCATACTTTTTTTATTTATATGAAATTGTTCCCGATCAGAAGATTTGGAACAATTTTTTATTTGAATACGAGTCAGGTTGGTATGAATCTGCAACCCTGTCGATGTGGACGATCATGGGTAAGTTTATTCCATTCTACTTGATGGTTCTTTGGTTCTTAACTTGTAAACACTGGTGGTATCACTGCATTATTATTCCAATGGCAATGTTTGCATTTCAAATGTATAGTGCCATCAATGACGATCTAGAGTTTATGGATCAATCTGATGAACTAGCTTTTCTGGTTCCCGTAGTTATTGCCGCACTATCCATGAGTTATCTGGCGCGTACTGTCGTATTTGACAAAGTTCACGGTATTGATATTTCAGAAATTGAACAAGGAATAAAGAAACCTAGTGATAGATTCTTTAAATAAAAAAGAACCCAAACAAGCTTTCTCCCATGGGCTCTATTCAAACACCTTTTACTAAGGATCAACTCATACCGCAAGAAGAGCGGTTAGAAATACA
This window harbors:
- the lpxD gene encoding UDP-3-O-(3-hydroxymyristoyl)glucosamine N-acyltransferase — encoded protein: MKFSLEQIAGILEGTVVGDPQKQVDKLSKIEEGTHGSLSFLSNPKYTSYIYTTQATAVIVNDTFVPEQEISCALIKVKDSYKAFSTLLEYYQAAKLNKSGIEQPSFVHESVTVAQDIYLGAFSYISENVKIGNGVKIFPNVHIAENVTIGDNCVIYSGAKIMSDTIIGNSVVINSGCVIGADGFGFSPNEDGSYSKVPQTGNVILEDFVDIGALTTIDRATLGSTIIRKGVKLDNQIQVAHNVEIGENTVIASQTGIAGSAKIGKNCRIGGQVGIAGHITIGDNVGVQAQSGIGKNIKDNSNIQGSPAFDYGSWNRSYVNFKNLPTIEQRLRAVEKNINA
- the porX gene encoding T9SS response regulator signal transducer PorX, translated to MAAIKILWVDDEVDLLKPHIIFLESKGYSIDTRISGSEALEAIDEELYDIVLLDENMPGITGLETLHEIKEKQANLPVIMITKSEEEYIMEEAIGSKIADYLIKPVNPNQILLSLKKNLDHSRLVNAKTTSDYQREFRKIAMDLSMINSYDEWVQLYQKLLFWELELEDIDDTGMFEILTAQKTEANQQFCKFIDRNYSGWFDDEEDAPTLSHTLFKQRVAPHLKEKQPVLLVVIDNLRYDQFKAFENIINNHYKKVEEDPYCSILPTATQYARNAIFSGLMPADMEKRHPNLWLNDTDEGGKNMHENEFLEAQLKRLGLNINHQYHKITNESSGRKLAENFKTQKDNDLTVIVYNFVDMLSHSKTEMEVIKDLASTDKSYRSLTVSWFKNSPLLEMIQRGQEMGMKLILTTDHGTINVSQPSKVVGDKNTSLNLRYKTGRSLSYEDKDVVAATDPATIKLPKINMSSSFIFAKGDLFFAYPNNYNHYVSYYRNTYQHGGVSLEEMLIPYAVFTPR
- a CDS encoding bifunctional UDP-3-O-[3-hydroxymyristoyl] N-acetylglucosamine deacetylase/3-hydroxyacyl-ACP dehydratase, translated to MTATEFKQTTIEKEVELTGVGLHTGKSVTLNFKPAPADHGYAFQRSDLEGQPVIEASASYVTDTKRGTTLDKNGVQINTCEHVLAALVGMEIDNCLIEINSSEPPIMDGSSKFFVEALEKAGKKELDKVRKEFVVKDIISYKDEETGSEIILMPADNYQVTTMVDFGTKVLGTQNATLNKLSDFKKEISSSRTFSFLHEIEMLLDHGLIQGGDLNNAIVYVDKELSEKTMNSLKKAFNKENISIKPNGILDNLTLHHPNEAARHKLLDVIGDLALVGYRIRGKVIATKPGHYVNTQFAKKLSKIIKKEIRDNVPVVDIHAEPLMDTVKIMEVLPHRPPFLLVDKIFKLTDTEVIGLKNVTMNEPFFVGHFPGKPVMPGVLIVEAMAQNGGILVLSTVPDPENYLTFFMKMDNVKFKRMVSPGDTLIFKAELITPIRRGIAHMQAYAYANGVLCAEAELMAQISKVK
- a CDS encoding HD domain-containing protein; translated protein: MKQPNKLKILNDPIYGFISIPSDEIYRLIEHPYFQRLRRITQMGLSYLVYPGAHHTRFHHALGCLHLMQKAVQVLRSKAVEISASEEDALYKAILLHDIGHGPFSHALENLLVSSKSHEEISLLYMEELNDLFNGSLTLAIQIFKGEYHRPFMLELISSQLDIDRLDYLKRDSFYTGVAEGNINSQRLISMLNVVDDQLVVEEKALYSVENFLSGRRLMYWQVYLHKTGIGAEHLLQSVIKRVHELVQLEHEVHIPMTLKPFFGHQEFSLKQFALIDDSDIIHLLKANMQNDDHVLRELCTMILNRQLLKIKFSKTEISNKKINSKIEKLMTAYNFSTHEAAYFVFSGVVDNTAYAKAKPIKILTKTGKIKEFLRASKEPSFKALGQSVSKHYYCYPKNQD